The following proteins come from a genomic window of Clostridia bacterium:
- the trmL gene encoding tRNA (uridine(34)/cytosine(34)/5-carboxymethylaminomethyluridine(34)-2'-O)-methyltransferase TrmL, giving the protein MHVVLVEPEIPPNTGNIVRTCAVTGTVLHLVKPLGFSIEDKYLKRAGLDYWHLVEIHVHESLADLQAQYPDGVYYYVSTKGPRRYTEVTYQRDDFLVFGKETAGLPEDLLKQNWERVIRIPMLNEARSLNLSNSVAIVLYEGLRQQGFPNLR; this is encoded by the coding sequence ATGCATGTAGTGTTGGTGGAACCGGAGATTCCCCCGAATACAGGAAACATCGTCAGGACCTGTGCTGTCACCGGGACCGTCTTACACCTGGTGAAACCCCTAGGTTTTTCCATTGAGGACAAATATTTAAAGCGGGCCGGTTTGGACTATTGGCACTTGGTGGAAATACATGTGCATGAAAGCTTGGCGGATTTGCAGGCCCAGTATCCCGACGGGGTTTATTATTACGTTTCGACGAAAGGGCCCCGGCGCTATACGGAGGTTACCTATCAAAGGGATGACTTCCTGGTGTTTGGCAAGGAGACGGCAGGGCTGCCGGAGGACCTGTTAAAACAAAACTGGGAACGCGTGATCCGCATTCCCATGCTCAATGAAGCCAGGTCTTTGAATTTGTCCAATTCCGTCGCCATCGTGCTCTATGAAGGGCTGCGACAGCAGGGTTTTCCCAACTTAAGATAA
- a CDS encoding DUF503 domain-containing protein, with translation MVVGLCSLELHLRGVTSLKEKRRIVKSLLQRLHNRFNVSAAEVDYQEYWQKARIGLACVSNESRHINEVLQQSVNFVEQFPEAEIIDYSIEIL, from the coding sequence ATGGTGGTGGGTTTGTGTTCCCTGGAACTCCACTTGAGGGGTGTGACGTCCCTGAAAGAGAAGCGCAGGATTGTTAAGAGTTTGCTGCAGCGATTACACAATCGTTTTAATGTTTCCGCGGCGGAAGTGGATTACCAGGAGTACTGGCAAAAAGCCCGTATCGGTCTGGCTTGTGTCAGCAATGAAAGCAGGCATATCAATGAAGTGCTGCAGCAAAGCGTGAATTTTGTGGAACAGTTTCCCGAAGCGGAAATCATCGATTATTCCATTGAGATACTGTAA
- a CDS encoding SH3 domain-containing protein — MSLPPLPPAAQPAAAPEPEKIYRGWPLPAGLALCFVLGLVLAWLYPGFTTVVPEPRSTPTLIWHGTEIEGKPVIMQEDTLYFHVPTLQSLLDPNMHWDREGGYLAITTKDRVIQLHTEQLTWYINQAPVDLRFPVLVLDGEPYLDLEPLRFLYQLDVSYVPGTDRVVVRDTKEPYLDGEITGKKSYLRIQPSIRAPRLTELVLGDRVIILQEEHNWFKVQTIQGLIGYVPEKDLAVQAIAWVPAPPSLEQPPWKPLGGKISLVWEQVTHGSHNPKPEVLGPLTGVNVYSPTWFHLADAGGNINSYANLALVEEAHRAGKQVWALFSNSFDPEMTAAFLRNPEARSRAIKQLVVLARLYHLDGINIDFENIPPENKDLLVQFVRELAPILREQGLIVSMDVTFKSDSGNWSLIYDRKALGEAVDYLAVMAYDEHWATSPVPGSVASLPWVERGLRALLEEVPPQKILLGIPLYARIWTVAGNEAEPKVTSRAWSMRQTQKWLQENRLEPILDPATGQHFAELEQDGQRYLLWLEDEVSLQQRIELVHKYGLAGIAAWQRGFAKEEIWPAIKEYLKN; from the coding sequence ATGTCCCTTCCGCCCCTGCCCCCCGCGGCCCAACCGGCAGCGGCACCGGAACCTGAGAAAATCTACCGGGGCTGGCCTTTGCCCGCCGGCTTGGCCTTGTGCTTCGTCCTCGGGCTTGTACTGGCCTGGCTTTACCCCGGCTTTACCACCGTTGTACCGGAGCCCCGGAGCACCCCCACCCTCATCTGGCACGGAACGGAAATCGAGGGTAAGCCTGTCATCATGCAGGAGGACACTTTATATTTTCACGTCCCGACCCTCCAGTCATTGTTAGACCCTAATATGCACTGGGACCGGGAGGGTGGATACCTGGCCATTACCACCAAAGACCGGGTAATCCAGCTGCACACCGAACAATTAACTTGGTACATTAACCAAGCACCGGTAGACCTGCGGTTTCCGGTACTGGTCTTGGACGGGGAACCATACCTGGACCTGGAGCCCTTGCGGTTTCTATACCAGTTGGATGTTAGCTACGTACCCGGCACTGACCGGGTCGTGGTGCGGGATACCAAGGAACCCTATTTGGACGGGGAAATTACCGGCAAGAAATCCTATCTCCGCATCCAGCCCAGTATCAGGGCCCCCCGCTTGACGGAACTTGTCCTGGGGGACCGGGTCATCATCCTGCAAGAAGAGCATAATTGGTTTAAGGTGCAAACAATCCAAGGCCTGATCGGTTATGTACCGGAAAAAGACCTGGCCGTGCAAGCCATTGCCTGGGTGCCGGCACCGCCAAGTTTGGAACAGCCGCCCTGGAAACCTTTAGGAGGCAAGATATCCCTGGTATGGGAGCAAGTCACCCATGGTTCCCATAATCCCAAGCCGGAGGTGCTCGGGCCCTTAACGGGCGTGAATGTCTACTCACCCACCTGGTTTCACCTGGCCGACGCCGGGGGCAACATCAACAGTTATGCCAATCTGGCTTTAGTGGAAGAGGCCCACCGGGCCGGGAAACAGGTCTGGGCCCTTTTCAGCAACAGCTTCGACCCGGAAATGACCGCCGCCTTCCTGCGTAATCCCGAGGCCCGCAGTCGGGCCATCAAACAACTGGTGGTCCTGGCCCGGCTTTACCACTTGGACGGCATCAATATTGATTTTGAAAATATTCCCCCGGAAAACAAAGACCTCCTGGTTCAATTTGTCCGGGAACTGGCTCCCATATTGCGGGAACAGGGTTTAATCGTATCCATGGATGTAACTTTTAAATCCGACAGCGGCAATTGGTCCTTAATCTACGACCGGAAAGCCCTGGGCGAAGCCGTGGATTATTTAGCCGTAATGGCCTATGATGAGCACTGGGCCACCAGCCCCGTGCCCGGGTCGGTAGCCTCCCTACCCTGGGTGGAAAGAGGATTGCGGGCATTATTGGAAGAAGTGCCACCGCAAAAGATCCTGCTGGGCATACCCCTCTATGCCCGCATCTGGACGGTGGCAGGAAACGAAGCAGAACCCAAAGTAACCTCCAGGGCCTGGTCCATGAGGCAAACACAAAAATGGCTGCAGGAAAACCGGCTGGAGCCCATATTGGATCCCGCCACCGGGCAGCATTTCGCCGAACTGGAACAAGACGGGCAGCGGTATCTCCTCTGGCTGGAAGATGAGGTTTCCTTGCAGCAGAGAATTGAGCTGGTGCATAAATACGGTTTGGCCGGTATCGCCGCTTGGCAAAGAGGGTTTGCCAAAGAGGAGATATGGCCGGCCATCAAAGAATACTTGAAGAATTAA
- the nth gene encoding endonuclease III, with translation MGEEKRRQKILALLQETYKGAKTALRYKNTFELLIATMLAAQSTDRQVNVITASLFKKYPDPASFARLTPEELEEDIKGVGLYKSKSRHIIAACRQILEKHHGQVPQTREELEALPGVGRKTANVVLSIGFGQPALAVDTHVFRVANRLKLAEAKDPLETERQLCAWIPRALWSEAHHWLIYHGRQVCKARHPLCHQCVVAEYCASRRAS, from the coding sequence TTGGGGGAAGAGAAGCGCCGCCAAAAAATCCTGGCTTTGCTGCAGGAGACCTACAAAGGGGCGAAAACAGCCCTGCGGTACAAAAACACTTTTGAACTCTTAATTGCTACCATGCTGGCTGCCCAGTCCACGGACCGGCAGGTCAATGTGATTACCGCTTCTTTATTCAAAAAATACCCGGATCCCGCCAGTTTTGCCAGGCTTACCCCTGAGGAGTTGGAAGAGGATATTAAGGGGGTAGGTCTGTACAAAAGCAAAAGTCGCCACATTATTGCGGCATGCCGCCAAATACTGGAGAAACACCATGGACAGGTTCCACAGACCAGGGAGGAACTGGAAGCATTGCCCGGGGTGGGGCGCAAAACCGCCAATGTAGTCCTAAGCATCGGCTTCGGGCAGCCGGCCCTGGCGGTGGATACCCACGTGTTCCGGGTAGCCAACAGGCTGAAACTGGCCGAGGCTAAAGATCCCCTGGAAACAGAAAGACAGCTCTGTGCCTGGATACCCCGGGCATTGTGGTCCGAAGCACATCACTGGCTGATTTACCATGGCCGGCAGGTGTGCAAAGCCAGGCATCCTCTTTGCCATCAATGCGTAGTGGCCGAGTATTGTGCTTCCCGGCGAGCAAGTTAA
- a CDS encoding alcohol dehydrogenase catalytic domain-containing protein, whose product MLALVKTAKGPGLLELKDVPEPAVRDDEVKINVKACGICSTDLLIYHDRIDYCPPVILGHEISGVVVEVGSRVKGIKVGDRVAADSHGYYCNTCGFCQRGLPRYCLERTMVGRHVDGGFAEYFVTKAAYVTVLGEQIDFVSGAMTQPLFKTVHCLIEHCDLKAGTTVVVLGSESTSLLALMVAKAAGATVYLVDFVASEQHRLARELGADQIMLIEQEDVKEQVMDLTRGLGVACVIECSGTKEGVALGLKLLEKRGRLLLQSHGYPGNTPVDLTYAVANGIEIIGSSGTTWTAKQKALALMQSRKIQPEKLVSQVLPLTSWEAGFALMEKNASAGIILNPSP is encoded by the coding sequence ATGTTAGCACTGGTGAAAACTGCAAAAGGTCCAGGTCTACTGGAATTAAAGGATGTACCGGAACCGGCGGTCCGGGACGATGAAGTTAAGATTAATGTCAAAGCTTGTGGCATCTGCAGCACGGATCTCCTCATTTACCATGACCGGATCGACTACTGCCCCCCGGTTATACTGGGGCATGAGATCAGCGGCGTCGTGGTGGAGGTGGGCTCCCGGGTCAAGGGGATCAAAGTGGGTGACCGGGTGGCGGCTGATTCCCACGGCTATTACTGTAATACCTGCGGTTTTTGCCAAAGGGGCCTGCCCCGGTACTGCTTGGAGCGTACCATGGTGGGCCGTCATGTCGACGGGGGATTTGCGGAGTATTTTGTTACCAAAGCCGCATACGTAACGGTCCTGGGAGAGCAGATTGACTTTGTCAGCGGCGCCATGACGCAGCCATTGTTCAAAACGGTGCATTGCCTGATCGAACACTGTGACCTCAAAGCCGGCACGACAGTGGTGGTGCTGGGCTCCGAATCTACGAGTTTGCTTGCGCTAATGGTTGCCAAAGCAGCCGGTGCCACGGTTTACCTGGTTGATTTCGTTGCTTCAGAACAGCACCGGCTGGCCAGGGAACTGGGTGCTGACCAGATCATGCTCATCGAGCAGGAGGATGTAAAAGAGCAGGTCATGGACTTGACCCGCGGCCTGGGGGTAGCGTGTGTGATTGAATGCTCAGGCACCAAGGAAGGGGTCGCTCTCGGGTTGAAACTGTTGGAAAAAAGGGGCAGGTTGCTGCTCCAGTCCCATGGTTATCCGGGCAACACCCCCGTAGACTTAACCTATGCCGTGGCTAACGGGATCGAAATTATTGGTTCTTCCGGCACCACCTGGACGGCCAAGCAGAAGGCCCTGGCCTTGATGCAAAGTCGTAAAATCCAGCCGGAAAAGCTGGTGTCTCAAGTGCTGCCCTTGACCTCTTGGGAGGCAGGTTTTGCCCTGATGGAGAAAAATGCCAGCGCCGGCATCATCCTTAATCCTTCGCCGTAA
- a CDS encoding molybdopterin-dependent oxidoreductase, producing MKKRGKGVAGMIYAIGSTGKANPSTAIVRVNHDGKSFVYIGAADVGQGVITAMCQIAAETLGLAVDDITMVYHDTEFTPYDYGTGASRVTLIMGNAVKNAAENAKTILLEAAARILNVNQDFLTIRDGKIFLADLPARWVSIAEAAFFSERVLGKPVYGLGSFSPDTSDIDKETGQGRPYSTYVFATQVAEVEVDTATGEVTVLKVTAVHDCGRVINPILAEGQVTGGIAMGIGHALMEEMLLDGETGAVLNDSFTDYLVPTALDVPEEINICFVETEDDFTPYGAKGIGEPANLPTAPAIINAIYDAVGVWITELPATPEKVLLALRQKTERENGGSAC from the coding sequence GTGAAAAAGCGCGGCAAAGGGGTGGCCGGCATGATTTATGCCATTGGCTCCACCGGGAAAGCTAATCCTTCTACTGCAATTGTCCGGGTTAATCACGACGGCAAATCTTTCGTATACATTGGCGCAGCCGATGTAGGGCAAGGGGTGATCACCGCCATGTGCCAAATTGCTGCGGAAACACTGGGACTGGCCGTCGATGATATTACGATGGTCTATCATGATACCGAGTTCACCCCGTATGATTATGGTACCGGGGCGAGCCGGGTGACGCTGATTATGGGCAATGCGGTAAAAAATGCAGCAGAAAACGCCAAGACCATATTGCTGGAGGCTGCTGCTCGTATTTTGAATGTCAATCAGGATTTTCTCACGATCCGCGACGGCAAAATCTTTCTGGCTGACCTGCCCGCCAGATGGGTTTCCATTGCAGAAGCTGCGTTTTTCAGTGAAAGAGTGCTGGGGAAACCTGTCTACGGGTTGGGCTCATTCTCTCCTGATACCAGCGACATTGACAAAGAGACCGGACAAGGGCGGCCTTACTCCACGTATGTGTTTGCCACCCAGGTGGCCGAGGTGGAAGTGGATACTGCCACGGGAGAAGTAACGGTGCTTAAAGTAACGGCAGTACATGACTGCGGCAGGGTGATTAATCCCATCCTGGCCGAAGGACAGGTAACGGGGGGTATAGCCATGGGGATAGGCCATGCCTTGATGGAAGAAATGCTGTTGGATGGTGAGACGGGTGCCGTACTCAACGACAGTTTTACCGATTACTTGGTCCCCACCGCTCTTGATGTTCCCGAGGAGATCAACATTTGCTTCGTTGAAACGGAAGACGATTTTACCCCTTACGGTGCTAAAGGAATTGGGGAACCGGCTAATTTGCCCACCGCACCGGCCATCATCAACGCCATTTATGACGCTGTCGGTGTTTGGATCACCGAACTCCCGGCCACGCCGGAAAAGGTTTTGTTGGCACTGAGACAAAAAACTGAGAGAGAAAACGGGGGAAGCGCATGTTAG
- a CDS encoding molybdopterin-dependent oxidoreductase: MAGAPKGYVGQRMPRLDVSAQVTGKTMYGEDLARPDMLYAVALRSQYAHGRILGIDTRKAEKLEGVFAVITAKDVPNNIFGFTHLDQPVLADKKVRYLGEPLAVVAAESLAKAHEAVRLIKVDYEPLPAVFDAQAALAVDAPCIHDQGNLASHVKIRFGSVEEAFKKADLIVEDEFSSPYIEHAHIEPHVALAELDRDGRLVIWTSTSRPFAYLTHLCKVLQLPSHRLKIKVPSVGGSFGGKNEISLEPWVALLALKTGRPVKMVFTRQEEFTGSSVRHPYLMRYATGVSAEGQVLARKVEIFSNTGAYVQLGEETLKRACISACGPYFIPNVQVDGYLVYTNGPVSGAMRGFGVAQVAFAHEVHTEKICRALGMDSFDFRLKNALKDGDPLPTGQLIIRPSIAETLRRARELSFS; this comes from the coding sequence ATGGCAGGGGCTCCAAAGGGATATGTAGGGCAAAGAATGCCCAGGCTGGATGTGTCAGCCCAGGTTACCGGAAAAACCATGTATGGGGAAGATCTCGCCAGACCGGACATGTTGTATGCCGTGGCCCTGCGCAGCCAATATGCCCATGGGCGCATCTTGGGGATCGATACCCGTAAGGCGGAAAAACTGGAAGGCGTGTTTGCCGTTATTACTGCCAAGGATGTTCCCAACAATATTTTCGGTTTTACCCACCTGGACCAGCCGGTGCTGGCTGACAAAAAGGTCAGGTATTTAGGAGAGCCTTTGGCGGTGGTGGCTGCCGAGTCTTTGGCCAAGGCGCATGAGGCAGTGAGGTTGATCAAAGTGGATTATGAACCACTGCCGGCGGTATTTGATGCCCAGGCAGCCCTGGCGGTTGATGCTCCCTGTATTCATGACCAAGGCAACCTGGCTTCCCATGTGAAAATCCGGTTCGGCTCGGTGGAAGAGGCGTTTAAAAAGGCTGATCTAATCGTGGAGGATGAATTCAGCAGCCCTTATATTGAACACGCTCATATAGAGCCCCATGTGGCTTTGGCTGAATTAGACCGGGATGGCAGACTGGTGATCTGGACTTCAACTTCCAGGCCCTTTGCTTATTTAACACACCTGTGCAAAGTGCTGCAACTGCCGTCCCACCGTTTGAAAATAAAGGTGCCAAGTGTGGGTGGCAGTTTCGGCGGTAAGAATGAGATTTCCTTGGAACCGTGGGTAGCTTTGCTGGCCCTGAAAACAGGGAGACCGGTGAAGATGGTATTTACGCGACAGGAGGAATTCACCGGGTCTTCTGTACGGCATCCTTACCTGATGCGGTATGCCACGGGTGTATCGGCCGAGGGTCAGGTGTTAGCGCGGAAAGTGGAGATCTTCAGCAACACCGGTGCTTATGTACAGTTGGGGGAAGAGACTCTAAAAAGGGCATGTATCAGCGCTTGTGGGCCGTATTTTATTCCCAATGTACAAGTGGATGGCTACCTGGTCTATACCAATGGCCCGGTCAGCGGCGCCATGCGGGGGTTCGGGGTGGCGCAAGTGGCTTTTGCCCATGAAGTGCATACGGAAAAGATTTGCCGCGCCCTGGGTATGGACTCTTTTGACTTCCGGTTGAAGAATGCTCTCAAGGACGGGGACCCGCTGCCCACCGGCCAGCTAATCATCAGGCCCTCTATTGCAGAGACCCTGCGCAGGGCCCGCGAGCTTAGCTTTTCTTAA
- a CDS encoding TRAP transporter fused permease subunit, giving the protein MRKLSGFYKWLVFVLGVALPLVTMFNVMVYPLDPWIFYTLHLSIASTMVFFLIPMRKEDKGKQSNPQLIDILLSLASWAVTVYTLIELDGLIYRAGASPTQLDIIFGLVLIITVLEACRRAAGMAFVIVAVVAMAYALFGGLIPGIMGHGGYSLARTVSFIFSPEGVFGSTIRASATYAVLFITLGAFLKVSGGADFFHDFAMAVSGHTRGGPGKVAVLASALFGTISGHAAGNVATTGTFTIPLMKRIGYKPAFAGAIEAAASTGGQILPPVMGTVAFVMVEMTGITYTSLIVAAALPAIFYYLAVYFMVDFEAMNLNLMGLPREQLPSLGQSLKLGVSFVISISFLLYMLFGAGSSVTRAAIYTLGVIVLVSWFTQNKVTLNKILEALYNGGEGTMRLAPLTAAAGIVIGVVSLTGIGIRLGQFIIMLAGGKLFLILLMAMILSAILGMGMSTVPAYVIAAAVVAPALVQAGVPVMAAHLFVLYYACLSTITPPVAISSFTAAAIADGDPMETGFHAVKLAISGFIVPFLFVYRPPLLAQGTTFEIVYTAVITLIAVYALSRGLQYRKISILERVLMVAGAAVLLFPAYDLVGIILIFGGYLLTVYQKYVKGRKTVNAQ; this is encoded by the coding sequence ATGCGAAAGCTTAGTGGGTTTTACAAATGGCTGGTTTTCGTGCTGGGTGTGGCTTTACCCCTGGTCACCATGTTCAATGTCATGGTGTATCCGTTAGACCCATGGATTTTTTACACCCTGCACTTGAGCATAGCCAGCACTATGGTGTTTTTTCTCATACCGATGCGCAAGGAAGACAAAGGCAAACAATCCAATCCCCAGCTAATCGATATCCTGTTATCCCTGGCCTCCTGGGCTGTTACGGTTTACACCTTGATTGAACTGGACGGTCTGATTTACCGGGCCGGCGCTTCCCCGACTCAACTGGACATTATATTCGGTTTGGTGCTCATCATCACCGTCTTGGAGGCTTGCCGGCGGGCCGCAGGGATGGCTTTTGTGATAGTTGCCGTGGTAGCAATGGCTTATGCCTTGTTCGGCGGGCTGATCCCGGGCATTATGGGGCATGGCGGTTATTCCCTGGCTCGTACCGTGAGTTTTATCTTCAGCCCCGAAGGTGTCTTCGGTTCCACCATCCGGGCGTCGGCTACTTACGCGGTGTTGTTTATTACCTTGGGAGCTTTTCTTAAAGTATCGGGGGGCGCAGACTTTTTCCATGACTTTGCTATGGCGGTGAGCGGTCATACCCGCGGGGGCCCCGGTAAAGTGGCTGTACTGGCCAGTGCCCTGTTTGGAACCATCTCCGGTCATGCTGCCGGCAACGTGGCTACCACGGGCACATTTACCATCCCCCTCATGAAGAGGATCGGATACAAACCTGCCTTTGCCGGTGCCATTGAGGCGGCAGCTTCCACCGGCGGCCAGATCCTGCCCCCGGTGATGGGCACGGTGGCGTTCGTCATGGTGGAGATGACCGGCATTACCTATACTAGTTTGATTGTGGCGGCGGCTCTTCCGGCTATATTCTATTACCTGGCCGTATATTTTATGGTTGATTTTGAAGCTATGAACTTAAACCTAATGGGATTGCCCCGGGAGCAGCTTCCTTCTCTCGGCCAATCGTTAAAGCTAGGCGTTTCCTTTGTGATATCAATTTCCTTCTTGCTATACATGCTCTTTGGTGCCGGTAGTTCAGTGACGCGGGCTGCCATCTATACTTTGGGTGTTATTGTCCTGGTTAGCTGGTTTACTCAAAACAAAGTTACTTTGAATAAAATTCTTGAGGCCCTCTATAACGGCGGTGAGGGAACCATGCGCCTGGCTCCTTTGACTGCTGCAGCAGGGATTGTTATCGGTGTGGTCAGTTTGACGGGTATCGGGATCAGGCTGGGCCAGTTCATCATCATGCTGGCCGGCGGAAAACTGTTCTTGATTTTGCTGATGGCGATGATTCTCAGTGCCATCCTGGGCATGGGGATGTCTACGGTGCCGGCTTATGTAATTGCTGCCGCAGTAGTGGCTCCCGCCCTGGTGCAAGCGGGTGTTCCCGTCATGGCAGCACACCTCTTTGTGCTGTACTATGCATGCCTGTCCACCATTACACCTCCGGTTGCCATTTCATCTTTTACCGCTGCTGCCATAGCTGACGGCGATCCAATGGAGACAGGTTTTCACGCGGTTAAGCTGGCCATTTCGGGATTTATTGTGCCGTTCCTATTCGTTTACCGGCCGCCCCTGTTGGCTCAAGGTACCACTTTTGAAATCGTTTATACGGCCGTCATCACTCTGATTGCCGTTTACGCCTTGTCCAGGGGTCTCCAGTACAGGAAGATTTCTATTCTGGAACGGGTTTTGATGGTGGCAGGTGCTGCAGTGCTGTTATTCCCTGCCTACGATCTGGTAGGGATCATACTTATCTTTGGCGGCTACCTTTTGACCGTTTATCAAAAGTACGTTAAGGGAAGGAAAACTGTCAATGCTCAATGA
- a CDS encoding TAXI family TRAP transporter solute-binding subunit, whose amino-acid sequence MKKLPVLLLVFGLCFALVLAGCGGQQNAQQQEPQGSGGEATEQPVNWGRFSIGSSSIGSSSYTKTVAWANYMAEKIPTFSPIIESTAGSVANVQLLESGEVQIAQTMTTIAAEGWNGEGWAEGKKHQRMRAIATLDPFALQFYCLEGKGIQSIEDINGKHVNLSKAGSGTDNWARRLFDELGIKPAKISNVNPGEANDLMRDGLLDVAGVMGSVHPSIVEMSVNNELRIFGVSGEAAAQFSAKYPELYQLTIPAGSYKGIDYAIETLGEYDVLIVDKDLPEELVYELVKHTYQGKDVMAAAYEGMSSITPESIVLAQIPLHKGAYKYYQELGIEIPDQIKPID is encoded by the coding sequence ATGAAAAAACTACCGGTGTTGCTTTTAGTTTTCGGTTTGTGCTTTGCGCTGGTACTGGCAGGATGTGGGGGACAGCAGAATGCCCAGCAACAAGAACCCCAGGGAAGCGGTGGAGAAGCAACAGAACAACCGGTCAATTGGGGCCGTTTTTCCATCGGTTCTTCCAGTATCGGTTCATCCAGTTATACCAAGACCGTAGCCTGGGCCAATTACATGGCGGAGAAGATTCCCACTTTCTCACCCATTATTGAATCCACGGCCGGATCCGTAGCCAATGTGCAGTTGCTGGAGTCCGGCGAGGTGCAGATTGCCCAGACCATGACGACCATTGCTGCGGAAGGTTGGAACGGTGAAGGATGGGCCGAAGGGAAGAAACACCAAAGGATGCGGGCCATCGCCACTTTAGACCCCTTTGCGCTCCAGTTCTATTGCCTGGAAGGGAAAGGTATTCAATCGATTGAGGATATTAACGGCAAACATGTGAACCTTAGTAAAGCTGGTTCAGGCACTGACAATTGGGCCCGGCGCCTCTTTGATGAGCTTGGGATTAAGCCTGCCAAGATCAGCAATGTCAACCCGGGAGAGGCCAACGACTTGATGCGCGACGGGCTTTTGGATGTAGCCGGTGTGATGGGCAGCGTGCACCCGTCCATCGTGGAAATGAGCGTGAACAATGAATTACGCATTTTCGGTGTTTCCGGCGAGGCCGCAGCCCAGTTTTCAGCAAAATACCCGGAACTCTATCAACTAACGATTCCGGCGGGCAGTTATAAGGGGATCGATTACGCTATTGAAACCCTGGGTGAATACGACGTGCTGATCGTAGACAAAGACCTGCCGGAAGAACTGGTTTACGAACTGGTGAAGCACACTTACCAAGGTAAAGATGTCATGGCGGCAGCTTACGAGGGGATGAGTTCCATCACTCCCGAATCAATTGTGCTGGCTCAGATTCCCTTGCATAAAGGTGCTTACAAGTATTACCAGGAATTAGGCATTGAAATTCCGGATCAGATCAAACCTATTGATTAA
- a CDS encoding 4-oxalocrotonate tautomerase, translating to MPIIQVDWVEGRTVEQKRALVKKITDVVCECANCTPDRVTVIINDIPKSNHAKAGVLRIDDEAR from the coding sequence ATGCCGATTATTCAAGTGGACTGGGTGGAAGGGAGAACGGTGGAGCAGAAACGGGCGTTGGTGAAAAAGATAACTGACGTAGTGTGTGAATGTGCCAATTGCACGCCGGACCGTGTTACCGTCATCATTAACGATATACCAAAGAGCAACCACGCCAAGGCCGGTGTACTGAGAATTGACGATGAAGCGAGATGA
- a CDS encoding molybdopterin-dependent oxidoreductase translates to MKKRGKGIACMFYPIASTAKASPGGVFLKVNHDGTATVIVGAVDWGQGSTTIFQQIVAEGLGIEPGAVRVIPGNTDIAPFDHGAGASRTTYVLGKAVEKAVAQAKQLLQEAAADMLGLAGSHTLVFEDGVIKLKGFPKKSVSLAQAAFHSERVNGVPVIAAASSTPVVTGLDEETGQGMPFETWVFATQIAEVEVDTCTGEVEVLKITAVHDCGKMLNPVFVEGQVQGGIVMGQGYALMEELMLDPETAQVLNDSFVDYHIPTAVDVPREMVIEVIEEKDANGPYGAKGIGEPTQLPTAPAIINAIYDAVGVKIYDLPATPEKILKALGKLPGD, encoded by the coding sequence ATGAAAAAAAGGGGCAAGGGAATTGCCTGCATGTTTTATCCCATTGCTTCGACAGCAAAAGCCAGCCCGGGAGGCGTGTTTTTAAAAGTAAACCACGATGGCACCGCCACCGTCATTGTGGGCGCTGTGGATTGGGGCCAGGGCAGTACTACCATCTTCCAGCAAATCGTAGCCGAAGGGTTGGGCATCGAACCCGGAGCGGTGCGGGTTATTCCCGGCAACACGGACATAGCTCCTTTTGACCACGGCGCAGGAGCCAGCCGGACCACCTATGTTTTGGGGAAGGCCGTGGAAAAAGCAGTGGCCCAAGCGAAACAACTGCTGCAGGAAGCCGCGGCTGATATGCTGGGACTGGCGGGCAGTCATACCCTGGTGTTTGAGGATGGGGTGATTAAACTAAAAGGTTTTCCTAAAAAATCCGTTTCCCTGGCCCAGGCAGCTTTTCACTCCGAACGAGTAAACGGGGTCCCGGTCATTGCCGCGGCATCTTCGACGCCGGTGGTTACCGGTTTGGATGAGGAAACGGGGCAGGGCATGCCCTTTGAAACCTGGGTGTTTGCTACCCAAATTGCCGAAGTGGAAGTAGATACTTGTACCGGTGAAGTTGAGGTATTGAAAATCACCGCCGTGCATGACTGTGGGAAAATGCTGAACCCGGTGTTTGTGGAAGGACAGGTCCAAGGCGGTATCGTAATGGGGCAGGGTTATGCCTTGATGGAAGAGCTCATGCTGGACCCGGAAACGGCCCAAGTGCTCAATGATTCCTTCGTCGACTATCATATTCCCACTGCCGTCGATGTGCCGCGGGAGATGGTGATAGAGGTGATTGAGGAAAAGGATGCAAACGGTCCTTACGGAGCCAAGGGCATTGGTGAGCCGACCCAGCTGCCCACCGCCCCGGCCATCATCAACGCTATTTACGACGCGGTTGGGGTGAAGATCTACGACCTGCCTGCCACCCCTGAAAAAATCCTGAAAGCCTTGGGCAAACTGCCCGGGGATTAG